A part of Variovorax sp. HW608 genomic DNA contains:
- a CDS encoding DUF748 domain-containing protein — protein MKIGELKQNKWVRRGVVALLGLLGVWLLAWLAVPPVAKGQIQRIASDKLGRQVTVGKIDFKPWTLELTVHDLRIATADGKAAQVAINRIYLDAELQSVLRLAPVIDAVSIDSPAILLTHLSDGKYDIDDILAKLAPAPDAPKGEPPRFAIYNIGISNGSFTFDDQTVQRRHELRKLELAVPFLSNLASKRDIKTEPKLAFVLNGSKFDSAAESTPFAESHKTDAQIKFEGLDLVPYLGYIPGGLPVALQAGKLDADIRIDFAQAAAPALRITGSVAANGVKMADGRGRDLLGFESLKVALADVRPLERVVHLSEVALAAPQLVVARDAGGKLNLLATDPATGAKEKVATPPAPESNGDPAAKPAEPPGWHVQVDKVALSGGQIGWRDQTTKPAAEIDAKELAVVVNAVTWPMDKPASFNGSTSVGGAAVKFEGRATDKEAQVQTEVGALPLSLAAPYLAQSLEPTLDGKLSGHIEVAWIQPELKFKARSVVAEDLALTQEKTALASVGRFELRDAEVDMTQHTLAIGSFSATSPKVRVERDKEKRWMFERWLKVPASGNGSGGNGGSGEAKEAKVAAPKDRQASEAPAPGANTKPWALSVATVAVDNGALSYADNASDTPVAFEVSALKLSAQKIAPNTATVSPLKVSGLIAAGRAEPGHFEYDGNLALKPIAAEGKVTVAALPAHVFKAYYADQLNIDIRRAFASYRGTVKYASTPAGMSLRLAGDTAVDDFRANSVILTQAQGSSGNRQLLSWKTLGLRGVQVNMVPGAPLNLDVRETTLTDFFARIIIDPTGKLNLLYLVKQPGQPGQPAVPEASAPTPEVTTRRSLGGTTTTTNASRAARSRAPAAAPPPAESVVGGAPQAAAAAPAAPAPAAPPNPMAPVINFGPIALVNGRIDFSDMFIKPNYSADLTELTGRLSAFSSRPQGDKPALADLELRGKAQQTASLEITGRLNPLVKPLELDITAKMRELDLPPLSPYSVRFAGHGIERGKLSMDVNYKIAPDGSLTASNRLILNQLQFGEQVEGAPASLPVRLAVALLADRNGVIDVDLPLRGSINDPEFSIGPLILKAFVNLIAKAATAPFALLTGGGGGGESSAVVFAPGSSDLSAEAKQSLDKVAKAIIDRPGLQMTVVGTADLEHERDGYQRQRVRQLAQAEKRRAAVRAGKDAADVDALSDSEYPELLTAAYKRSDITKPRNMVGLAKDLPQQDMENLLAASIAVDEESMRQLAVARGAAVRDYLLEQKVPSERLFLGAVRTKAEGDNWKPSAELKLATR, from the coding sequence ATGAAAATAGGTGAGCTGAAACAGAACAAATGGGTGCGGCGCGGCGTCGTGGCGCTGCTGGGCCTCCTGGGCGTGTGGCTGCTGGCGTGGCTCGCGGTGCCGCCCGTCGCCAAGGGGCAGATCCAGCGAATCGCGAGCGACAAGCTGGGCCGGCAGGTCACGGTCGGCAAGATCGACTTCAAGCCGTGGACTCTCGAGCTCACGGTGCATGACCTGCGCATCGCCACTGCCGACGGCAAAGCGGCGCAGGTGGCGATCAATCGCATCTATCTCGACGCCGAGCTGCAATCGGTCCTGCGCCTCGCGCCGGTGATCGACGCGGTGTCGATCGACTCGCCAGCCATCCTGCTCACGCACCTGAGCGACGGCAAATACGACATCGACGACATCCTGGCCAAGCTCGCGCCCGCGCCGGACGCGCCCAAGGGCGAGCCGCCGCGTTTCGCGATCTACAACATCGGGATTTCGAACGGCTCCTTCACCTTCGACGACCAGACGGTCCAGCGCCGGCACGAACTGCGCAAGCTCGAACTGGCGGTGCCGTTCCTGAGCAACCTGGCCTCCAAGCGGGACATCAAGACCGAGCCGAAGCTGGCCTTCGTGCTCAACGGCAGCAAGTTCGACTCCGCCGCGGAGTCGACGCCCTTCGCGGAGAGCCACAAGACCGATGCGCAGATCAAGTTCGAGGGGCTCGATCTGGTGCCCTACCTCGGCTACATCCCCGGCGGCCTGCCGGTTGCGTTGCAGGCCGGCAAGCTCGATGCCGACATCCGGATCGATTTCGCGCAGGCAGCGGCGCCGGCACTCAGGATCACCGGCAGCGTGGCGGCGAACGGCGTCAAGATGGCGGATGGCAGGGGCCGGGACCTGCTCGGCTTCGAGTCGCTCAAGGTCGCGCTCGCGGACGTGCGGCCGCTGGAGCGGGTTGTCCATCTGAGCGAGGTGGCGCTGGCCGCGCCGCAGCTCGTGGTGGCGCGCGATGCGGGCGGCAAGCTGAACCTGCTCGCGACCGACCCGGCCACCGGTGCCAAGGAAAAGGTCGCGACCCCGCCGGCACCCGAATCCAACGGCGACCCCGCCGCCAAGCCGGCCGAGCCGCCGGGCTGGCACGTGCAGGTGGACAAGGTCGCGCTCAGCGGCGGCCAGATCGGCTGGCGCGACCAGACCACGAAGCCGGCCGCCGAAATCGACGCGAAGGAACTGGCCGTCGTAGTGAATGCCGTCACCTGGCCCATGGACAAGCCGGCGAGCTTCAACGGATCGACCTCCGTCGGCGGCGCGGCCGTCAAGTTCGAGGGCCGGGCGACCGACAAGGAGGCGCAGGTGCAGACCGAAGTCGGCGCGCTGCCGCTGTCGCTGGCGGCGCCGTACCTCGCGCAAAGCCTCGAACCGACGCTCGACGGCAAGCTCAGCGGCCACATCGAAGTGGCCTGGATCCAGCCGGAACTGAAGTTCAAGGCGCGCAGCGTGGTCGCCGAGGATCTCGCGCTCACCCAGGAGAAGACCGCGCTCGCGAGCGTCGGCCGCTTCGAGCTGCGCGATGCCGAGGTCGACATGACCCAGCACACCTTGGCGATCGGCTCTTTCTCGGCCACGAGCCCGAAGGTGCGCGTGGAGCGCGACAAGGAAAAGCGCTGGATGTTCGAGCGCTGGCTCAAGGTGCCGGCCAGTGGCAATGGCAGTGGCGGCAACGGCGGCAGCGGTGAGGCGAAGGAGGCCAAGGTCGCCGCGCCGAAGGACCGGCAGGCGTCCGAGGCCCCGGCACCCGGGGCCAACACGAAGCCGTGGGCGCTTTCCGTCGCCACGGTGGCGGTCGACAACGGCGCGCTTTCCTATGCCGACAACGCCAGCGACACGCCGGTGGCGTTCGAGGTCAGCGCGCTGAAGCTCAGCGCCCAGAAGATCGCGCCGAACACAGCGACCGTCTCGCCGCTCAAGGTCTCGGGCCTCATCGCGGCGGGCCGGGCCGAGCCGGGCCACTTCGAATACGACGGCAACCTGGCGCTCAAGCCGATTGCCGCCGAGGGGAAGGTGACGGTCGCGGCGCTGCCGGCGCACGTCTTCAAGGCCTACTACGCCGATCAGCTCAACATCGACATCCGCCGCGCCTTCGCGAGCTATCGGGGCACGGTCAAATATGCGTCGACCCCCGCGGGCATGAGCCTGCGGCTGGCGGGTGACACCGCCGTCGACGATTTCCGCGCCAACAGCGTGATCCTCACGCAGGCGCAGGGGAGTTCGGGGAACAGGCAGCTGCTGAGCTGGAAGACGCTGGGACTGCGCGGCGTGCAGGTGAACATGGTGCCGGGCGCGCCGCTCAACCTCGACGTGCGCGAAACGACGCTCACCGACTTCTTCGCCCGGATCATCATCGATCCGACCGGGAAGCTGAACCTGCTGTACCTGGTCAAGCAGCCGGGGCAGCCGGGGCAGCCGGCGGTGCCGGAGGCCTCGGCGCCGACGCCCGAGGTCACGACCCGGCGCAGCCTGGGCGGAACCACCACGACGACGAATGCCAGCCGCGCGGCGCGCTCGCGCGCCCCGGCGGCCGCGCCACCGCCTGCGGAATCGGTGGTGGGGGGCGCCCCCCAGGCCGCTGCTGCCGCACCGGCCGCGCCTGCACCCGCGGCGCCTCCCAACCCGATGGCGCCGGTCATCAATTTCGGCCCGATCGCGCTGGTCAACGGACGGATCGATTTCTCCGACATGTTCATCAAGCCGAATTACTCGGCGGACCTGACCGAACTGACGGGCCGGCTGAGCGCGTTTTCGTCCAGGCCCCAGGGCGACAAGCCCGCGCTCGCCGATCTCGAATTGCGCGGCAAGGCCCAGCAGACCGCCTCGCTCGAGATCACCGGCCGGCTGAATCCGCTGGTCAAGCCGCTCGAGCTCGACATCACGGCGAAGATGCGCGAGCTCGATCTTCCGCCCCTGTCGCCGTACTCGGTCCGCTTCGCGGGCCACGGCATCGAGCGCGGCAAGCTGAGCATGGACGTGAACTACAAGATCGCGCCGGATGGCTCGCTCACCGCGTCCAACCGCCTGATCCTCAACCAGCTTCAGTTCGGCGAGCAGGTCGAGGGCGCGCCGGCGAGCCTGCCGGTGCGGCTGGCGGTGGCGCTGCTCGCTGACCGCAACGGTGTGATCGACGTCGACCTGCCGCTGCGCGGCTCGATCAACGATCCCGAGTTCAGCATCGGGCCGCTGATCCTCAAGGCGTTCGTGAACCTGATCGCGAAGGCCGCGACGGCGCCGTTCGCGCTGCTGACCGGCGGCGGCGGCGGCGGCGAGTCGAGCGCCGTCGTGTTCGCGCCCGGCAGCTCCGATCTGTCCGCCGAGGCCAAGCAGAGCCTCGACAAGGTCGCGAAGGCGATCATCGACCGGCCCGGCCTGCAGATGACGGTCGTCGGCACGGCCGATCTCGAACACGAGCGCGACGGCTACCAGCGGCAGCGTGTGCGCCAGCTCGCGCAGGCCGAAAAGCGGCGCGCGGCCGTTCGGGCCGGAAAGGACGCGGCGGATGTCGATGCGCTCAGCGATTCCGAATACCCGGAGCTGCTGACCGCGGCGTACAAGCGCTCGGACATCACCAAGCCGCGCAACATGGTGGGTCTGGCCAAGGACCTGCCGCAGCAGGACATGGAGAACCTGCTGGCGGCCAGCATCGCGGTCGACGAAGAGTCGATGCGGCAACTGGCGGTCGCGCGCGGCGCCGCGGTGCGCGACTACCTGCTCGAGCAGAAGGTGCCGAGCGAGCGCCTTTTCCTCGGCGCGGTGCGTACCAAGGCCGAGGGCGACAATTGGAAACCCAGTGCCGAACTGAAACTCGCGACCCGTTGA
- the nrdR gene encoding transcriptional regulator NrdR: MKCPFCGHLETQVVETRVSEDGDFVRRRRQCSACDKRFTTYERPDVTFPVVVKKDGSRADFVPAKVRASMMLALRKRPVSIEQIDNALLRIEQKLLSSGLREIESTKVGELVMRELKKLDKVAYVRFASVYRSFEDVDEFRQLLRDI; this comes from the coding sequence ATGAAATGCCCCTTCTGCGGCCACCTCGAAACGCAGGTCGTCGAGACCCGCGTTTCGGAGGACGGTGACTTCGTGCGCCGCCGGCGCCAGTGCAGCGCCTGCGACAAGCGCTTCACCACCTACGAGCGGCCCGACGTGACCTTCCCGGTGGTCGTCAAGAAGGACGGCAGCCGCGCCGACTTCGTGCCCGCGAAGGTTCGCGCCTCGATGATGCTGGCGCTGCGCAAGCGCCCCGTGAGCATCGAGCAGATCGACAACGCACTGCTGCGCATCGAGCAGAAGCTGCTCTCCAGCGGCCTGCGCGAGATCGAATCGACCAAGGTGGGCGAGCTCGTGATGCGCGAGCTCAAGAAGCTCGACAAGGTGGCCTACGTCCGCTTCGCGTCGGTGTACCGGAGCTTCGAGGACGTGGATGAGTTCAGGCAGTTGCTGCGGGATATCTGA
- a CDS encoding lytic transglycosylase domain-containing protein, whose product MKQALNATARGLRTFMSDVADGFFEITHNGFALVGLAIVFAALALAARPDLRQTGEEQLMGWLQSRKPPPPEAPDLELEPTAIERTTAASPRELPKQQAAVAYWLSKKYRVAAEPLAALVSEAYDLGQRTKLDPTLILAIMAVESSFNPFAQSQVGAQGLMQVMTRIHGEKYESAGGTLTAFDPVTNMRVGVKVLQECIARAGSLEGGLRFYVGAANLGDDGGYASKVLAEHERLRQVVAGRPPSINTPPAAPRQNPVPAANPSPAKQQEAGSERVAMVVGD is encoded by the coding sequence ATGAAGCAGGCGCTCAATGCCACAGCCCGCGGGCTAAGGACCTTCATGTCCGACGTGGCCGACGGCTTCTTTGAAATCACGCACAACGGCTTTGCCCTTGTCGGGCTGGCGATCGTCTTCGCGGCGCTCGCACTGGCCGCCCGGCCAGACCTGCGCCAGACCGGCGAAGAGCAGCTCATGGGCTGGCTCCAGTCCCGCAAGCCGCCGCCGCCGGAAGCCCCGGACCTCGAACTCGAGCCGACCGCCATCGAGCGCACCACCGCGGCCAGCCCCCGTGAGCTGCCGAAGCAGCAGGCGGCCGTTGCCTATTGGCTGAGCAAGAAATACCGCGTCGCCGCGGAACCGCTGGCGGCGCTGGTTTCCGAGGCCTACGACCTCGGCCAGCGCACCAAGCTCGACCCGACGCTGATCCTGGCGATCATGGCGGTGGAATCCAGCTTCAACCCGTTCGCCCAAAGCCAGGTCGGCGCCCAGGGCCTGATGCAGGTCATGACGCGCATCCACGGCGAGAAGTACGAAAGCGCCGGCGGTACCCTGACCGCTTTCGACCCGGTCACCAACATGCGCGTCGGCGTCAAGGTGCTGCAGGAGTGCATCGCGCGCGCCGGCTCGCTCGAAGGCGGACTGCGCTTCTATGTCGGCGCCGCCAATCTCGGGGACGACGGCGGCTATGCCTCCAAGGTGCTGGCCGAGCACGAGCGCCTGCGCCAGGTCGTCGCCGGACGTCCGCCGTCCATCAACACGCCGCCGGCCGCGCCGCGCCAGAACCCGGTGCCCGCGGCGAACCCGAGCCCGGCCAAGCAGCAGGAGGCCGGTTCGGAGCGCGTCGCAATGGTCGTCGGGGATTAG
- a CDS encoding zinc-dependent peptidase — MFSWLRRIRPAPRIPDEAWQATLARYRFLAERSPADIERLRQLAAEFLRDKRFHGAHGFVISDEVALAIAAQAVLPVLHLKGGLDWYDDFVGVVVHPSEAVAQRTTVDATGVVHEYEEIVAGEAMDRGPVMLSWQDVLASGATRDEGYNVVIHEFAHKIDMRGGAADGCPPLPRGFRGTSNPRDARAAWLAVLQPAYDTLREKTIVAERFGGEEPWLDAYGAQSTGEFFAVACEAYFVNRERLRSDFAELVLLFDEFFTPAGRR, encoded by the coding sequence ATGTTCTCCTGGCTGCGCCGGATTCGCCCGGCGCCCCGCATTCCCGACGAAGCATGGCAGGCGACGCTGGCCCGCTATCGCTTTCTGGCCGAGCGCTCCCCGGCCGACATCGAGCGCCTGCGCCAACTCGCGGCCGAATTCCTGCGCGACAAGCGCTTCCACGGCGCGCACGGGTTCGTGATCTCCGATGAGGTCGCGCTGGCGATCGCCGCGCAGGCCGTCCTGCCGGTGCTGCACCTCAAGGGCGGGCTCGACTGGTACGACGATTTCGTCGGCGTCGTCGTGCACCCGTCCGAAGCGGTCGCGCAACGCACGACGGTCGACGCGACCGGCGTCGTGCACGAATACGAAGAGATCGTGGCCGGCGAGGCCATGGACCGCGGCCCGGTGATGCTGAGCTGGCAGGACGTGCTCGCCAGCGGCGCCACGCGCGACGAGGGCTACAACGTCGTCATCCACGAATTCGCCCACAAGATCGATATGCGCGGCGGCGCGGCCGATGGCTGCCCGCCGCTGCCCCGGGGCTTTCGCGGCACCTCGAATCCGCGCGACGCGCGCGCCGCGTGGCTCGCGGTACTGCAGCCCGCCTACGACACCTTGCGCGAAAAGACCATCGTCGCCGAGCGCTTCGGCGGCGAAGAGCCGTGGCTCGACGCCTACGGCGCCCAATCGACCGGCGAGTTCTTCGCCGTCGCCTGCGAGGCGTATTTCGTGAACCGCGAGAGGCTGCGCAGCGACTTCGCGGAACTCGTCCTGCTGTTCGACGAGTTCTTCACGCCGGCCGGCCGGCGCTAG
- the glyA gene encoding serine hydroxymethyltransferase, with amino-acid sequence MYHRNNLVEQTDPEIWAAIQAENARQEHHIELIASENYASPAVMAAQGSQLTNKYAEGYPGKRYYGGCENVDIAEQLAIDRVKQLFGADAANVQPHCGASANEAVMLAFLKPGDTIMGMSLAEGGHLTHGMPLNMSGKWFNVVSYGLDEKEAIDYDAMERKAHEHLPKLIIAGASAYSLRIDFERFAKVAKDVGAIFMVDIAHYAGLVAAGVYPNPVPHADVVTSTTHKSLRGPRGGIILMKSQHEKAINSAIFPGLQGGPLMHVIAAKAVAFKEALSPEFKAYQQQVVKNAQVVAETLTARGLRIVSGRTESHVMLVDLRAKGITGKEAEAVLGDAHMTINKNAIPHDPEKPMVTSGVRIGTPAMTTRGFKEEEARITANLIADVLDNPRDAANIEAVRAKVNALTSRFPVYR; translated from the coding sequence ATGTACCACCGCAACAACCTGGTCGAACAGACCGATCCTGAAATCTGGGCCGCCATCCAGGCCGAGAACGCCCGCCAGGAACACCACATCGAGCTCATCGCGAGCGAAAACTACGCCTCGCCCGCCGTCATGGCCGCGCAGGGCTCGCAGCTCACCAACAAATACGCCGAGGGCTATCCCGGCAAGCGCTACTACGGCGGCTGCGAGAACGTCGACATCGCCGAGCAACTGGCCATCGACCGCGTCAAGCAGCTCTTCGGCGCCGATGCCGCCAACGTGCAGCCGCATTGCGGCGCCTCCGCGAACGAAGCCGTGATGCTGGCCTTCCTCAAGCCCGGCGACACCATCATGGGCATGAGCCTTGCCGAAGGCGGCCACCTGACCCACGGCATGCCGCTCAACATGAGCGGCAAGTGGTTCAATGTCGTGAGCTACGGCCTCGACGAAAAGGAAGCGATCGACTACGACGCGATGGAGCGCAAGGCGCACGAGCACCTGCCCAAGCTGATCATCGCCGGCGCCTCGGCCTATTCGCTGCGCATCGACTTCGAGCGCTTCGCCAAGGTCGCGAAGGACGTCGGCGCGATCTTCATGGTCGACATCGCCCACTACGCAGGCCTCGTGGCCGCGGGCGTCTACCCCAACCCGGTGCCTCACGCGGACGTGGTCACCTCCACCACGCACAAGAGCCTGCGCGGCCCGCGCGGCGGCATCATCCTGATGAAGTCGCAGCACGAGAAGGCGATCAACAGCGCGATCTTCCCGGGCCTGCAAGGCGGTCCGCTGATGCACGTGATCGCCGCCAAGGCGGTTGCTTTCAAGGAAGCGCTGTCGCCGGAATTCAAGGCCTACCAGCAGCAGGTGGTCAAGAACGCCCAGGTCGTCGCCGAGACCCTCACCGCGCGGGGCCTGCGCATCGTGAGCGGCCGTACCGAAAGCCACGTGATGCTGGTCGACCTGCGCGCCAAGGGCATCACCGGCAAGGAAGCCGAAGCGGTGCTGGGCGATGCCCACATGACGATCAACAAGAACGCCATCCCGCACGATCCCGAGAAGCCGATGGTCACCAGCGGCGTGCGCATCGGAACGCCGGCGATGACGACGCGCGGCTTCAAGGAAGAGGAAGCGCGCATCACGGCCAACCTGATCGCCGACGTGCTCGACAACCCGCGCGACGCGGCCAACATCGAGGCGGTTCGCGCCAAGGTGAACGCGCTGACCAGCCGTTTCCCGGTGTACCGCTGA
- a CDS encoding UDP-2,3-diacylglucosamine diphosphatase encodes MEAFAEIVAPASWRTVDLISDLHLQAADPATFEAWRGYLETSPADAIFILGDLFEVWIGDDAATLPGFEAQCADVLRAATTRRPIFFMHGNRDFLLGPAFAAQCGMTLIGDPTVLVLHERRWLLSHGDLLCLDDVEYLRFRAQVRTPEWMAAVLARPMEERRALARSVRAQSEDRKQSPGMVWADVDTNAARDWLHRAHATTLVHGHTHKPRKHELGDGLERIVLSDWDAAAHPPRAQLLCISAAGAQRVDLR; translated from the coding sequence ATGGAGGCGTTTGCAGAGATCGTCGCGCCGGCGAGCTGGCGCACAGTCGATCTCATCTCCGACCTCCATCTGCAGGCCGCGGACCCGGCCACTTTCGAGGCCTGGCGCGGCTATCTCGAAACCTCGCCGGCCGACGCGATCTTCATCCTCGGCGACCTGTTCGAAGTCTGGATCGGCGACGACGCCGCCACGCTCCCGGGCTTCGAGGCGCAATGCGCCGACGTGCTGCGCGCCGCAACCACGCGGCGGCCCATCTTCTTCATGCATGGCAACCGGGACTTCCTGCTCGGTCCCGCCTTCGCGGCCCAGTGCGGCATGACGCTCATCGGCGATCCGACGGTGCTCGTCCTGCACGAGCGGCGCTGGCTGCTGAGCCACGGCGATCTCCTGTGCCTCGACGACGTCGAGTACCTGCGCTTCCGCGCCCAGGTGCGCACGCCCGAATGGATGGCCGCGGTGCTCGCCCGCCCGATGGAGGAGCGCCGGGCCCTCGCCCGCTCGGTCCGCGCGCAGAGCGAGGACCGCAAGCAGAGCCCCGGCATGGTCTGGGCCGATGTCGACACGAACGCCGCGCGCGACTGGCTGCATCGCGCCCATGCGACCACGCTGGTCCACGGCCATACCCACAAGCCCAGGAAACACGAGCTGGGCGACGGTCTCGAACGCATCGTGCTGAGCGATTGGGATGCGGCGGCCCATCCGCCGCGCGCGCAATTGCTCTGCATCTCCGCCGCCGGCGCTCAGCGCGTCGATCTGCGCTGA
- a CDS encoding DUF349 domain-containing protein: MTSTSSKPHDIQSLDTLTGGAFTAPTSGERAQRIREWLARNPAAEQMQDVFKELSGRDKGAARLLREKLDELKRAKGQEAIAVEWTHKAEALLGQPKLNIADALAWQRDAAKAGAPLSREPLAGIKTRLAERVKGIEDLQHRAQVHREAAVLLAQRFEVLSTKSWRDAQAAEEALRSDVAHWQQQAAEIAADGNWSSLDARFAPQLESSRAQLLVVSDAFHGALAQAQAAATDPAAPLPPVPVWAEELHVARGGVPEAAAPAAAKPAAPKVDPEKRAAAHGAVEAALAKLEQETAQGHGKASAGAAAALRAVLKEHGRLVDAALEARVHAALVAAGELEGWQRWSADKVREELVAKAEGLLKRPEGQALGGRKMQETLRSLREQWKQSDQGGVPNHALWKRFDEACNEAHKVVEAWLEKVRADAAEHRAHRVALIEEMKAWAAEHASGPDLKSVNRALHQFADRWRDAGHVGEKVFAELQSQWSEAFGAARAPFEVQQKASVERRQAMIAEAAELGAAPALRIDAVKSLQQRWQSEAQSVPLDRRQEQKLWDAFRAPIDEAFNRKTAEREKASAAMNAHDRSVLDASKALEAASAGGDAQKIRAAIAQLEAAMRGEAAREAVPATASADGPAVGATEVVAPGQAAAEFSESAGQSPAPEDAEAQPAPAEAAAPAPAADLVAPADGADPSARSDAEAMPAAAPAKPAPKPVIAVRGDDRPGNKKAEAVPAARGGRFGDRRDSRGAPGGRPGDRAPRGGERGAPAGGRFGDRPPREDRGPRLGDTAFRAQRDALERADLALRKLAAQAHGEALTHVLGAWEKRDASQLPSVQELGRAVTPAVRNVWSQALGAASAPAADAAEALLRLEMAAEVPTPAEQLEARRALQLKLLTRRGDPAPAQTWGQDAGKVLAAPHDAASARRLQNALKALLRK; this comes from the coding sequence GTGACTTCAACTTCTTCCAAGCCTCACGACATCCAGTCCCTCGACACGCTGACGGGCGGCGCGTTCACCGCGCCGACCTCGGGCGAACGAGCGCAGCGCATCCGTGAATGGCTCGCCCGCAATCCGGCCGCGGAGCAGATGCAGGACGTGTTCAAGGAACTGAGCGGCCGCGACAAGGGAGCCGCCCGCCTGCTGCGCGAAAAGCTCGACGAACTCAAGCGCGCGAAGGGGCAGGAAGCCATCGCCGTCGAATGGACGCACAAGGCCGAAGCGCTCCTGGGCCAGCCCAAGCTCAACATTGCCGATGCGCTCGCCTGGCAGCGCGATGCGGCGAAGGCCGGCGCACCCCTGTCGCGCGAGCCGCTGGCCGGCATCAAGACGCGGCTGGCCGAACGGGTCAAGGGCATCGAGGATCTCCAGCATCGCGCCCAGGTCCATCGCGAAGCGGCGGTGCTGCTCGCGCAACGCTTCGAGGTGCTGTCGACCAAGAGCTGGCGCGACGCCCAGGCCGCCGAAGAGGCCCTGCGCAGCGATGTCGCGCACTGGCAGCAGCAGGCGGCCGAGATCGCGGCCGACGGCAACTGGAGCAGCCTCGACGCCAGGTTCGCGCCGCAGCTCGAATCCTCCAGGGCGCAGCTGCTGGTCGTGTCCGACGCGTTCCATGGCGCACTCGCGCAGGCCCAGGCCGCGGCCACCGATCCTGCCGCGCCGCTGCCCCCGGTGCCGGTATGGGCCGAGGAGTTGCATGTGGCGCGAGGCGGCGTGCCGGAAGCGGCCGCGCCCGCCGCGGCGAAGCCCGCCGCGCCCAAGGTCGATCCCGAAAAGCGCGCCGCGGCGCACGGCGCGGTGGAGGCGGCGCTCGCCAAGCTCGAGCAGGAAACCGCCCAGGGACACGGCAAGGCAAGCGCCGGTGCGGCAGCAGCGCTGCGCGCGGTGCTCAAGGAGCATGGCCGGCTGGTCGACGCCGCGCTCGAAGCCCGGGTTCACGCCGCCCTGGTCGCCGCCGGCGAGCTCGAAGGCTGGCAACGCTGGAGCGCCGACAAGGTGCGCGAAGAACTGGTGGCCAAGGCCGAGGGCCTGCTCAAGCGCCCCGAAGGCCAGGCGCTGGGCGGCAGGAAGATGCAGGAAACCCTGCGCAGCCTGCGCGAGCAGTGGAAGCAATCCGACCAGGGCGGGGTGCCGAACCACGCACTCTGGAAACGCTTCGACGAAGCCTGCAACGAGGCCCACAAGGTGGTCGAGGCGTGGCTCGAGAAGGTTCGCGCGGATGCAGCGGAGCATCGTGCGCATCGCGTCGCGCTGATCGAGGAAATGAAGGCCTGGGCGGCCGAGCATGCGAGCGGGCCGGACCTGAAGTCCGTCAATCGCGCGCTGCATCAGTTCGCCGATCGCTGGCGCGACGCGGGCCATGTGGGCGAGAAGGTCTTCGCCGAGCTGCAGTCGCAGTGGTCCGAGGCTTTCGGAGCGGCGCGTGCGCCGTTCGAGGTCCAGCAGAAGGCAAGCGTCGAGCGCCGCCAGGCCATGATCGCCGAGGCGGCCGAGCTCGGGGCGGCGCCTGCGCTGCGCATCGATGCGGTCAAGTCGCTCCAGCAGCGCTGGCAATCCGAGGCGCAGTCGGTTCCGCTCGATCGGCGGCAGGAGCAGAAGCTGTGGGACGCGTTCCGCGCGCCCATCGACGAAGCCTTCAACCGCAAGACAGCCGAGCGCGAAAAGGCGTCGGCGGCCATGAATGCGCACGATCGGAGCGTTCTCGATGCGTCGAAGGCGCTCGAAGCCGCCAGCGCCGGCGGCGATGCGCAGAAGATCCGCGCCGCCATCGCGCAACTGGAGGCCGCGATGCGCGGCGAAGCCGCCAGGGAGGCGGTGCCCGCGACCGCATCCGCCGATGGTCCGGCCGTCGGTGCGACCGAAGTCGTGGCCCCGGGACAGGCAGCCGCCGAGTTCAGCGAAAGCGCCGGGCAATCGCCTGCGCCGGAAGATGCTGAAGCACAACCCGCACCGGCGGAGGCCGCCGCGCCCGCGCCGGCTGCCGATCTGGTTGCGCCGGCCGATGGCGCCGATCCTTCGGCGCGCAGCGATGCCGAGGCGATGCCTGCCGCCGCGCCGGCCAAGCCCGCACCGAAGCCGGTGATCGCCGTGCGCGGCGACGACCGTCCGGGCAACAAGAAGGCCGAGGCCGTGCCCGCCGCGCGCGGCGGCCGGTTCGGCGATCGTCGCGACAGCCGTGGTGCACCGGGCGGACGACCGGGCGACCGTGCGCCGCGCGGCGGCGAACGCGGTGCGCCGGCGGGCGGACGCTTTGGCGATCGGCCGCCGCGCGAGGATCGCGGGCCGCGTCTGGGCGACACCGCATTCCGCGCGCAGCGCGACGCGCTGGAGCGCGCCGACCTGGCGCTGCGCAAGCTCGCGGCACAGGCGCACGGCGAGGCGCTCACCCACGTGCTCGGCGCGTGGGAGAAGCGCGACGCGTCTCAACTGCCGAGTGTGCAGGAACTGGGCCGCGCGGTGACGCCCGCGGTCCGCAATGTCTGGTCGCAGGCGCTTGGCGCGGCTTCCGCACCGGCCGCCGATGCGGCCGAAGCCTTGCTGCGCCTCGAAATGGCGGCCGAAGTGCCGACGCCGGCCGAGCAGCTCGAGGCGCGCCGTGCGCTGCAACTCAAGCTGCTGACACGTCGTGGCGACCCGGCGCCCGCACAGACCTGGGGTCAGGATGCGGGCAAGGTGTTGGCCGCGCCGCACGATGCGGCGTCTGCGCGCCGGTTGCAGAACGCACTCAAGGCCCTTCTGCGCAAGTGA